The sequence GTCTGAAAAACGTGTTAGCCCGGCAAGCCGATTTGAACAGATGTGTCGCAACAGAAGCCGGGTGCGCGCCTGCCCGTAGGGTGGCACCAACCGGTGCTGCGAAGGCAAATGGTTCCAAGTCGCGCCCCATCGCCCGGAATCAAGCCGAAGGCGCCGGGCGAGCGCCTGCCCGTCCCGGCGGGCTGGCGCTTTGTGATGGCGAGCCTCGGTTCCGCCGGAGCAATGACCTTTCAGGGATAAAGCGCATCGTCCGAACCGCAGGAGCGCCACCCCACGGGCAGGCGCCCGCCCGGCTTGCGTCCCACCCGCTCAGCCCTCCTTCAAGAACGGCACCACCTTCGCCAGCACCGCGTCCGGATCCTCCAGTTGCGGCAGGTGCCCCAGCCCCACCATCCGCTCGAACTCGGAGTCCGTCACCAGCCCGTGCAGCGCCTCGCCCCGCGCCAGCGGGATCCACGGATCCGCCTCGCCCCAAAGGATGCGCACCGGGCAGCGCACGTCACCGAACATCGGTTCGACCTCGGCCGTATAGCGCTCATCGGCCTGGGCAAACTGGCGGTAGAAGCTGCCGCGCCCCGCCTCGCTGAGCCAGGGTTTCACCAGCGCCTCCACGTCCTCCTCCGCCACCGGAACGGCCATCGCGCCCTCGACGTAGGCGCGGACCACCGCGGCGTGGATATGCGGCGGCAGGCCGGTGAACGCATCCACATGTCGGCCCACATGGTCGAAGAACTCGGAGCCCCAGGGCCGCATCGCCACCACGTTCATCAGCACGTAGCGCTCGAACTCCTGCCCGTGCAACAGATGCGCCCGCAGCGTCGTCGCCCCACCGAAATCGTGCGCGACGACCCGCGGCCGCTCCAGCCCCCAGTGCCGCATCATCTCCGCGAAGACCTCGCCCTGCACGTCGAGCGAGGTGCGCTGGTCCGCCCGCATCTCGGAGCGGCCATAGCCCGGCATGTCGTACCAGTGCACGGTGAAGTGCTCCGCGAGATCCGGGATCACCCGGTGCCACGACAGCGAAGACCACGGCCAGCCATGGGCGAGCACCAGCGGCGGCCCCTCGCCCGCCCGCCCCGCGGCCACCTGCCCGGCCGAGGTCTGTACCGTCTCGTCAAGCTTCCACATCGCGCGTTCCTCCCGCGCGACGAGCTAGCGCTGCATCCCCCCGTCGCAATCCGGCGCCGGGAACGCTATGTGTCCGGGTCATGACGGAGACACCCCCGACCCCCGATCCCTATGTCCGGCAAACGCCGATGGCCGCGCTCTGGGCGCTGGTCGCCCTGCTGGTGGGCATCGAACTGCTGCTGCAACTGGGCGACAGCGGCTATGGCGGTCTGTCGCGCCGCTGGGTGTTCCTGCACGGGGCGTTTTGGAACCCGCTGCTGAACGGGACCAACCCGCTCTTCGACCTGCAGCCGGTCACGATGTTCCTGACCCATGCGCTGCTCCATGGCGGGCTGTTCCATGTCGCGATGAACGCGACGGTGATCCTGTCCATTGGCAAGCTGGTCACGGACCTCTCCGGCCCGGCCCGCACCATCCTCCTCTTCATCATAACGGCGATCGCGGGGGGCGGGGCCTTCGCTCTCCTCGGTCCGCAGGAGCCGATCCCGATGGTCGGCGCGTCCGGCGCCGCTTTCGGCTTCATCGCGGCGTGGAAGCGGTGGGAGTTCGATTTCCTCCGCGCCACCGGACGCTCAATCCGGCCGGTTGCCACCTTTGTCGGCGGTCTCACGGCACTCAACGTCGTCCTGCACTTCGCCATGGGCGGCATGCTCGCGTGGGAGGCGCATCTGGGCGGCGCCATGGCCGGCTGGCTCGTCGCGCCATTTCTCAGCCGCCCCTATGCAGGACGCTTCTGATCCCCTACATCGCCGCCGCAATGGCAGGAGAACCATCATGAGCGAGACGAACCGCTTCCCCGGCTGGCACGGCACCACCATCGTCGCGGTGCGTAAGGGCGGCCGCGTCGCCGTTGTCGGCGACGGGCAAGTCAGTGTCGGGCAGACGGTGATGAAGGGCACGGCCCGCAAGGTCCGCCGCCTCAATCCGGGTGGGGCGGAGGTCGTCGCGGGCTTCGCGGGCTCTACCGCCGATGCCTTCACTCTCCTCGAACGGCTGGAGGCGAAGCTGGAGGGGCGGCCGGGTCAGCTCCAGCGCGCCTGCGTCGATCTCGCCAAGGACTGGCGCACCGACAAGTACCTGCGCAATCTGGAGGCCATGCTGATCGTCACCGACGGCAGCGACCTCTACATCGTGACCGGCGCCGGTGACGTGCTGGAGCCCGAGCACGACATCGCCGCCGTGGGCTCCGGCGGCAACTTCGCCCTCGCCGCCGCCCGCGCGCTGATGGACCAGGACATGGATGCAGAAGCGATCGCCCGCCGCGCGCTCTCCATCGCGGCGGATATCTGCGTCTACACCAACGGCAACGCGACGGTGGAGGTCATCGGCTGATCGCAGGCCGCGGTCACTGCCCCTCGACCGCCTCGCCCTCCAGCGGCTCGATCACGGTCAGCTCGCCCTCCGGCCGCAGATGCTCGCGAAAGATCCGCCAGTTGCCCGCATCGTCGGGCCGCCAGAAGAGCTTCACGTTCTGTCGCTCGTCGATCGCGCTGCCATCCGCCGCCGTCCCCTCGATCCGCGCGGTGAAGCCCGTGATGCCGATATTCGCGGCTGCATGCAGCGTCAGCGGACTGTCCATCGTCACCGTCTGGCTCTGCGCCCGCTCCGCCAGCAGCGGCTCCCAGATGGTGATGTAGGCATTGGCGCTGTTGGCCGTCACGGTCTCGCCCCCGACCGTCTCGATCGTCGCGATATCCCCGTCGGCGAGCAGCGCGCGCATCGGGGCGAGGTCTATCGGCAGCGCGTCGTAGCTGCGCGCCTCCAGGTAGCTCTCCACCGCGGCTTCGAGGCTCTCGACGGTCTGGGCGGCGGCGGACGTGGCGGTCAGGAGGGCACCCGCCAACGGGATGCACAGCCTCCGGACGCACAACCTTAGGTTGTGTAGTGACATTGCTGAATCTCCCTCAACGTGTATCGAGAGAAAATCTGCAACCTGCGGTCTGGTTCAAGTCCCTTCCCGCGGAATTCCGCAACCTGCCCGGGGCGAAGGCCCCTGAAAACCATCAAAAAAGCTTGAAATGTCTATCTGCGGTGCGACACGCCGCGCAGCACCGGCCGCGGGCAGCCATCTCGCCTGGCCGCCCGGCGCATCAGCTCCGCAAGGAAAGTGGCGTTACTCCGCCGTCGGAAGGTCCGCGTGGCCCAGCGGCACGCTGAACTGCTCGCACCAGATCCAGACGCGGTCCCACTCCTCGATCGTGGTGCCTTCGGGGATCGAATAAGCCTGCGCGCCCTCGAGCTTCGCGAGCTCACCCAGCAGCAGCCGCTCGTCGCTGTCCTGCTTGCCGAGGGCGACCCGCGGATCCGGCGCCCCGTCGAGGGAGAAATCGGCGCCCAGCATCACCATGTCATAGACTACGGACGCGGTGCCCGTGGTTTCGTGATCGCTGTCCCCGACGAAGGAGCCCTCCCGCACGTCCTGTGCGGCGGCAGGAAGGGCGAGTGCCAGCGTGGTGGCCAGCGCGGCAAGCGGCAGTCTGTAAGTCATGACAAGATCCCTGTTGTGAGGGGGCGTCCCGGCCCCTGCGACAATCTGGGTCGCTTGGCGCTATTGTGGAGTCCGCCGTCGCATCCTCGTGACGGCGCGCGACCGGCTTGTGCCTGCCGCCGGGCCGCTTATCTGTCCCCCCGAACGATTGAAGGACAGCACATGACCGACCTCACCCCGCGGGAGATCGTCTCCGAACTCGACCGCTTCATCATCGGGCAGAAGGACGCCAAGCGCGCCGTCGCCGTGGCGCTGCGCAACCGCTGGCGCCGCCGGCAGCTCGACAGCGACATGGCCGAGGAGGTCTATCCCAAGAACATCCTGATGATCGGCCCCACCGGCGTCGGCAAGACGGAGATCAGCCGCCGCCTGGCGAAACTCGCCCGCGCCCCCTTCATCAAGGTCGAGGCGACGAAGTTTACCGAGGTCGGCTATGTCGGCCGCGACGTGGAGCAGATCGTGCGCGACCTCGTCGACGCCTCCCTCGTGCTCACCCGCGAATACCGGCGGGAGCAGGTGAAGGCCAAGGCCCACGACGCCGCTGAAGCCCGCGTGATCGCCGCCCTCGCTGGCGAAGGCGCGCGCGAGCAGACCCGCGAGATGTTCCGCAAGAAGCTGCGCGACGGCCTGCTCGACGATACGGAGATCGAGATCGAGGTCCGCGACACCTCCAACCCCATGGGCGCGATGGAGATCCCCGGCATGCCGCCGGGCCAGATGATGAATCTCGGCGATATCTTCGGAAAGGCGATGGGCGGCCGCATGACCCGCAAGCGCCTGCGCGTCGCCGACAGCTACGAGGTCCTGATCGCGGAAGAAGCCGACAAGCTCCTCGATGAAGAGGCGCTGACCCGCGAGGCGGTCGCGGCGGTCGAAAGCTCCGGCATCGTCTTCCTCGACGAAATCGACAAGGTCGCCACCCGGACCGAGAGCCGCGGTGGCGAGGTGAGCCGCGAGGGCGTGCAGCGCGACCTCCTCCCCCTGATCGAGGGCACCACCGTCTCCACCAAGCACGGCCCGGTGAAAACCGACCACATCCTCTTCATCGCGTCGGGCGCGTTCCATGTCGCCAAGCCCTCGGACCTCCTGCCCGAGCTCCAGGGCCGCCTGCCGATCCGCGTCGAGCTGCGCGCGCTGACGGTCGAGGACTTCGTGCGCATCCTGACGGAGACCGACAACGCCCTCACCCGGCAGTACACCGCGCTGCTCGGGACCGAGGGCGTCGAGGTCACCTTCACCGAGGACGGCATCGCGGCCCTCGCCCGCATCGCCGCGGAGGTGAACACCAATGTCGAGAACATCGGCGCCCGCCGCCTCTACACGGTGCTGGAGCGCGTCTTCGAGGAGCTGAGCTTCACCGCCCCCGACCGCGCAGGCGAGACGGTGCAGGTCGACGCGGATTTCGTGGAGAAACACCTCGGCGAACTCAGCCGCTCCACCGACCTAAGCCGCTACGTGTTGTGAGCCCCGGGGCTCTGCCCCGGTCCTGGGCTCCGCCCGCTCCGGCCTGAAACGCTCCGCCGGAGCGTTTCCGAGACGGCCTTCGCCCCCGGGATACTTCGAGACAGATGAAGGGGCGCGTCAGCCCTTCGTGGCGGTGGAGCCACGGGGGCGGAGTTGGAAGCCGATA is a genomic window of Pontivivens ytuae containing:
- a CDS encoding alpha/beta fold hydrolase yields the protein MWKLDETVQTSAGQVAAGRAGEGPPLVLAHGWPWSSLSWHRVIPDLAEHFTVHWYDMPGYGRSEMRADQRTSLDVQGEVFAEMMRHWGLERPRVVAHDFGGATTLRAHLLHGQEFERYVLMNVVAMRPWGSEFFDHVGRHVDAFTGLPPHIHAAVVRAYVEGAMAVPVAEEDVEALVKPWLSEAGRGSFYRQFAQADERYTAEVEPMFGDVRCPVRILWGEADPWIPLARGEALHGLVTDSEFERMVGLGHLPQLEDPDAVLAKVVPFLKEG
- a CDS encoding rhomboid family intramembrane serine protease, encoding MTETPPTPDPYVRQTPMAALWALVALLVGIELLLQLGDSGYGGLSRRWVFLHGAFWNPLLNGTNPLFDLQPVTMFLTHALLHGGLFHVAMNATVILSIGKLVTDLSGPARTILLFIITAIAGGGAFALLGPQEPIPMVGASGAAFGFIAAWKRWEFDFLRATGRSIRPVATFVGGLTALNVVLHFAMGGMLAWEAHLGGAMAGWLVAPFLSRPYAGRF
- the hslV gene encoding ATP-dependent protease subunit HslV, giving the protein MSETNRFPGWHGTTIVAVRKGGRVAVVGDGQVSVGQTVMKGTARKVRRLNPGGAEVVAGFAGSTADAFTLLERLEAKLEGRPGQLQRACVDLAKDWRTDKYLRNLEAMLIVTDGSDLYIVTGAGDVLEPEHDIAAVGSGGNFALAAARALMDQDMDAEAIARRALSIAADICVYTNGNATVEVIG
- a CDS encoding DM13 domain-containing protein, producing the protein MTYRLPLAALATTLALALPAAAQDVREGSFVGDSDHETTGTASVVYDMVMLGADFSLDGAPDPRVALGKQDSDERLLLGELAKLEGAQAYSIPEGTTIEEWDRVWIWCEQFSVPLGHADLPTAE
- the hslU gene encoding ATP-dependent protease ATPase subunit HslU; its protein translation is MTDLTPREIVSELDRFIIGQKDAKRAVAVALRNRWRRRQLDSDMAEEVYPKNILMIGPTGVGKTEISRRLAKLARAPFIKVEATKFTEVGYVGRDVEQIVRDLVDASLVLTREYRREQVKAKAHDAAEARVIAALAGEGAREQTREMFRKKLRDGLLDDTEIEIEVRDTSNPMGAMEIPGMPPGQMMNLGDIFGKAMGGRMTRKRLRVADSYEVLIAEEADKLLDEEALTREAVAAVESSGIVFLDEIDKVATRTESRGGEVSREGVQRDLLPLIEGTTVSTKHGPVKTDHILFIASGAFHVAKPSDLLPELQGRLPIRVELRALTVEDFVRILTETDNALTRQYTALLGTEGVEVTFTEDGIAALARIAAEVNTNVENIGARRLYTVLERVFEELSFTAPDRAGETVQVDADFVEKHLGELSRSTDLSRYVL